Proteins from a single region of Deltaproteobacteria bacterium:
- a CDS encoding DNA-binding protein, with product MSLTFLPQDMDWICEPCGERLVPGKVELDYLGNTFQVELPVCPKCGAVLIYEELALGRIFEVEQLLEDK from the coding sequence ATGAGTCTGACTTTTTTACCCCAGGACATGGACTGGATCTGCGAACCCTGCGGCGAACGGCTCGTGCCGGGGAAAGTGGAGCTCGACTATCTGGGCAATACCTTTCAGGTCGAACTGCCGGTCTGCCCCAAATGTGGCGCCGTTCTGATTTACGAGGAACTGGCCCTGGGGCGAATCTTTGAAGTGGAACAACTGCTTGAGGACAAATGA